From the Gramella sp. Hel_I_59 genome, one window contains:
- a CDS encoding PspC family transcriptional regulator encodes MAGMVSNMRHYLEKHGFYVSTRMADKMGIRAKNVRLFFIYASFFTMGAGFIVYLILAFWLKLKDLIYTKRTSVFDL; translated from the coding sequence ATGGCAGGAATGGTATCGAACATGAGGCATTATCTCGAGAAGCACGGATTCTACGTATCCACCAGGATGGCAGATAAGATGGGAATTCGCGCAAAGAATGTTCGGTTATTCTTTATATATGCAAGCTTTTTCACCATGGGTGCAGGCTTTATCGTATATCTGATCCTTGCTTTCTGGCTCAAACTTAAAGACCTAATCTACACTAAGAGAACCTCTGTATTCGATTTATGA
- a CDS encoding potassium channel protein has translation MRQLIDSRIRLAVVLIIMVFVTGIVGFRFLYDYTWVDALYMTIITVSTVGYGEVQPMGAYGKLFTSFFIISGLFIFGFGLSTITEHILNKNNIGNLKRNKMKKRIDSLNDHIIVCGYGQNGKQAVQKLLDYRKNFVIIDDHEEVFQNLENDRLNYIVGNATEDEVLTLAGVERASTLICALPRDADNLFIVLSARQLKKDLKIISRATEENSYKKLKLAGADNVIMPDRIGGSHMASLVVVPDLVEFLDNLSVSGEQDSINVEQVSFSKICTDGVERSISETDIRKKTGCSVIGYKSPSGTYVVNPEPSQRIERDSKLIMIGRPDQIEHLKKYYSV, from the coding sequence ATGAGACAATTGATAGATTCCAGGATCAGGCTGGCCGTAGTATTGATTATTATGGTGTTCGTTACCGGAATCGTTGGTTTCAGGTTCTTATACGATTATACTTGGGTCGATGCGCTCTATATGACCATCATTACCGTAAGTACAGTAGGTTACGGGGAGGTTCAGCCTATGGGGGCTTACGGAAAATTATTCACATCCTTTTTTATTATTTCCGGACTATTCATCTTTGGTTTCGGTCTCTCCACGATCACAGAACATATTCTGAATAAGAACAATATTGGTAATCTAAAACGTAATAAAATGAAGAAGAGGATAGACTCCCTAAACGATCATATCATTGTTTGCGGTTACGGTCAGAACGGAAAACAGGCAGTTCAGAAATTGCTGGATTACCGAAAGAATTTCGTAATCATAGATGACCATGAGGAAGTCTTTCAGAATCTGGAAAATGACAGGCTTAATTATATTGTAGGAAATGCTACTGAAGATGAGGTGCTAACCCTTGCCGGTGTGGAAAGAGCATCGACTTTAATTTGTGCACTACCCAGGGATGCGGATAACCTGTTCATCGTTCTTTCTGCAAGACAGTTGAAAAAGGATTTGAAGATTATTAGCAGAGCTACGGAAGAAAATAGTTATAAAAAATTGAAACTTGCCGGTGCAGATAATGTGATCATGCCAGATAGAATAGGGGGGAGTCATATGGCTTCACTCGTAGTAGTTCCAGATCTGGTCGAATTTCTGGACAATCTTTCTGTTTCTGGCGAACAGGACAGTATCAATGTTGAACAGGTCTCATTTTCCAAAATTTGCACAGATGGAGTGGAAAGGTCAATTTCTGAAACCGATATTCGGAAAAAAACCGGTTGCTCTGTTATTGGCTATAAATCGCCGTCTGGAACCTATGTGGTAAACCCGGAACCATCTCAACGTATCGAGCGTGATTCTAAGTTGATTATGATTGGCAGACCCGATCAAATTGAGCACTTAAAAAAGTATTATTCGGTTTAG
- a CDS encoding amino acid carrier protein, whose amino-acid sequence MRKYLLSMFFLFSIVGLSAQELDVKAQVGNPSKVINNGFIELDVTGGTPPYQYKWSNQGTSLESNKTAGLTEGVPYTVVVTDAAGNKFEGEYQVEAEAITEHFNGTFSPIVASMGSVLFWDPFTAMGVYDPVIYADIKRIEAPTWSASEDAKFVLEEWLVEDGEHVNEGDPIAVVTKNGESIEVLANADGTLDQFQAEGEVIYNSENKQHVIEQGAQYFGSIIYDEPVALLHPNGDPQTKNIPFIVVWLVLGALFFTIRLGFINIRGFKHSLQLAKGKYDDPNAPGQVTHFQALATAVSGTVGLGNIAGVAVAISLGGAGATMWMILAGLLGMSSKFVECTLGVKYRFINADGRVFGGPMNYLRYGLEKRNKRGLGKFLAAFFAILAIGASFGGGNMFQANQSFSILAGEFPMLEGNGFIFGIVVAVLVGIVIIGGISSIAKVTGKIVPIMAAVYVLGALVVIGVNIENIGPAFTAIWDGAFNPSALKGGVIGVLIVGFQRAAFSNEAGVGSAAIAHSAAKTNHPPSEGFVALLEPFIDTVVVCTLTALVLIFTGMHEVEGVGGVELTSSAFGSVISWFPYVLATAVFLFAFSTMISWSYYGMRAWTYLFGKSKINEIIYKVLFLIFVVVGASVSLGAVLDFSDMMILAMSFPNIIGLYIMIGEVSNDLKDYSKKLKAGELFHKTEEPAA is encoded by the coding sequence ATGAGAAAGTATTTGCTTTCAATGTTCTTTTTATTTTCGATTGTAGGACTATCTGCACAGGAACTAGACGTAAAAGCCCAGGTAGGAAACCCCTCCAAAGTAATAAATAATGGATTCATTGAACTGGATGTAACAGGGGGAACTCCTCCTTACCAGTATAAATGGTCCAACCAGGGAACCAGCCTGGAATCTAATAAGACTGCAGGTCTTACAGAAGGTGTTCCTTACACGGTAGTAGTAACAGATGCTGCAGGAAACAAATTTGAAGGCGAGTACCAAGTAGAGGCAGAAGCTATCACCGAACACTTCAATGGAACTTTTTCTCCTATTGTTGCAAGTATGGGAAGCGTTCTTTTCTGGGATCCATTCACAGCTATGGGAGTTTACGATCCTGTTATTTATGCTGATATCAAAAGAATTGAAGCTCCAACCTGGAGTGCTTCTGAAGATGCTAAATTTGTACTTGAAGAATGGCTGGTGGAAGATGGCGAGCATGTGAACGAAGGAGATCCTATTGCAGTTGTTACCAAGAATGGTGAAAGCATCGAAGTGCTTGCGAACGCTGATGGTACATTAGATCAATTTCAAGCTGAAGGTGAAGTAATCTACAATTCTGAAAATAAGCAACATGTTATTGAGCAGGGAGCTCAATACTTTGGTAGCATTATATATGATGAGCCAGTAGCGCTTCTACATCCAAATGGAGACCCTCAAACTAAGAACATTCCATTTATTGTGGTTTGGCTTGTATTGGGAGCATTGTTCTTCACGATCAGGTTAGGTTTTATCAATATTAGAGGTTTTAAACACTCTTTACAGTTAGCTAAAGGTAAATATGACGATCCAAACGCTCCTGGACAGGTAACTCACTTCCAGGCTTTGGCGACAGCAGTTTCTGGGACTGTAGGTCTTGGGAATATTGCTGGTGTGGCAGTGGCGATCTCATTAGGAGGTGCCGGTGCAACCATGTGGATGATCCTTGCAGGACTTCTTGGAATGTCTTCCAAATTTGTGGAGTGTACTTTAGGTGTAAAATATAGATTTATTAATGCTGATGGTCGTGTATTTGGTGGTCCAATGAACTACCTGAGATATGGTCTTGAAAAAAGAAATAAAAGAGGTCTTGGTAAATTCCTTGCAGCATTTTTCGCGATACTTGCGATCGGTGCATCTTTTGGTGGCGGAAACATGTTCCAGGCGAACCAGTCTTTCTCTATTCTTGCTGGAGAATTTCCAATGCTGGAAGGAAACGGATTTATCTTTGGGATCGTAGTAGCAGTACTGGTAGGTATTGTAATTATTGGAGGTATTAGCAGTATTGCTAAGGTTACTGGTAAGATCGTACCAATTATGGCAGCAGTTTATGTACTGGGTGCTTTAGTGGTAATAGGTGTAAATATTGAAAATATTGGTCCTGCATTCACTGCGATCTGGGATGGAGCTTTTAATCCTAGTGCTCTTAAAGGAGGAGTTATTGGTGTTCTAATCGTTGGATTCCAGCGTGCGGCATTTTCCAATGAGGCTGGTGTAGGTTCCGCAGCGATTGCGCATAGTGCAGCTAAAACGAACCATCCTCCTTCTGAAGGTTTTGTAGCTCTTCTAGAGCCATTTATCGATACCGTAGTAGTTTGTACGCTAACGGCATTAGTGTTGATCTTTACTGGAATGCATGAAGTAGAAGGTGTTGGAGGAGTAGAATTAACATCTAGTGCTTTTGGAAGTGTGATCTCATGGTTCCCATATGTTCTGGCAACTGCAGTATTCTTGTTCGCATTTTCTACAATGATCTCATGGTCTTATTATGGAATGAGAGCCTGGACTTACCTGTTTGGAAAAAGTAAAATAAACGAAATTATCTATAAAGTTTTATTCTTAATCTTTGTAGTAGTTGGAGCCTCAGTTAGTTTAGGAGCGGTGCTGGATTTCTCAGATATGATGATCCTGGCTATGTCCTTCCCTAATATTATAGGTCTCTATATTATGATTGGAGAAGTAAGTAATGATCTTAAGGATTACTCTAAGAAGCTTAAAGCTGGAGAGTTATTCCATAAAACTGAAGAGCCAGCCGCCTAG
- a CDS encoding helix-hairpin-helix domain-containing protein has product MKLLKSHFALSRSQQNGIFVLVLVIIILQLILFGSDYISKDSIPVNDEKLQKFQSQLDSIRKLKPKMKDTIYPFNPNYLSDFKAYQIGLSVEEIDKLLKYRATNKWINSAEDFQRVTGVSDSLMMIIKPSFRFPEWVKNSGKLQKPITGKAEVISIADLNTVSAEDLQVVNGIGEKLSERIVKYRNRIGGFLSEEQLKDVYGLSPEVIARISEKFQVINKPQVILQNINSITEAELAELPYFNPALAKKIINHRTMNEGIRSFEELTKISGFPSDKIDRIKLYLSVQ; this is encoded by the coding sequence ATGAAATTACTAAAATCCCATTTTGCGCTTTCAAGAAGTCAGCAGAATGGGATTTTTGTTTTGGTCCTGGTCATAATCATCCTGCAGTTGATTCTCTTCGGAAGTGATTATATCTCTAAAGATAGCATACCGGTAAATGATGAGAAACTTCAGAAATTCCAGAGTCAGTTAGATTCTATCCGTAAGCTGAAACCTAAGATGAAGGATACCATCTATCCTTTCAATCCAAATTATTTGTCAGATTTCAAAGCATACCAGATAGGATTGAGCGTAGAAGAGATCGATAAATTATTGAAGTACCGGGCAACCAATAAATGGATTAACTCTGCTGAAGATTTCCAGAGGGTTACAGGAGTAAGTGATAGTTTGATGATGATCATAAAGCCATCTTTTCGATTCCCTGAATGGGTTAAGAACTCCGGGAAGCTTCAGAAACCCATAACAGGAAAGGCTGAAGTGATTTCGATTGCCGACCTTAATACTGTTTCTGCTGAAGATCTTCAGGTTGTAAATGGAATTGGTGAAAAACTTTCAGAGAGGATCGTGAAATACAGAAACAGGATTGGCGGTTTTCTTTCCGAAGAACAATTGAAGGATGTGTATGGATTAAGTCCTGAAGTGATCGCCAGGATCAGTGAAAAGTTCCAGGTTATCAATAAACCACAGGTAATCCTCCAGAATATAAATTCCATCACAGAAGCTGAACTTGCAGAATTGCCATATTTTAATCCTGCTCTGGCCAAGAAAATTATAAATCACAGAACCATGAATGAAGGGATTCGGTCTTTTGAAGAATTGACAAAAATCAGTGGTTTTCCTTCCGATAAAATCGACAGAATTAAATTATATTTGTCAGTACAGTGA
- a CDS encoding acyl-CoA dehydrogenase family protein produces MSRYFTEEHDLFRKSFQEFLQKEVVPHVDKWEETGTIERFIWKKFGEMGYFGLNQPEEYGGMALDLFYTIIFLEELQKVNSGGFAAAMWAHAYLAMTHLKVEASHELKEKYLTPAIEGEMIGCLGISEPFGGSDVAGMKTTAVKKGDHYVINGSKTFITNGVYADFYVVAAKTDPEKGNKGMSMFLLDKEFAGISANKLNKLGWRASDTAELAFDNVKVPVENLLGEEGMGFNYIMQHFALERLIMGVNAHARSEFALEYTMGYMQEREAFGRSLDKFQALRHTVAEMVSEVEVIKEFNYATTQRLNDGEYVVKEASMSKLLATKISDEVMYKCLQMLGGYGYMEDYPMARMFRDSRLGPIGGGTSEILKEIIAKMVIDKKEYKPAAK; encoded by the coding sequence ATGAGTAGATATTTTACAGAGGAACATGACCTTTTCAGGAAGAGTTTCCAGGAATTTCTTCAGAAGGAAGTAGTGCCTCACGTAGATAAATGGGAAGAAACCGGTACCATTGAAAGGTTTATCTGGAAGAAGTTTGGTGAGATGGGTTATTTCGGCCTTAATCAACCGGAAGAGTATGGAGGAATGGCTTTAGACCTGTTCTATACGATTATATTTCTTGAGGAACTTCAGAAAGTAAATTCAGGTGGTTTTGCAGCAGCAATGTGGGCGCATGCTTATCTTGCTATGACACATTTAAAGGTTGAAGCCAGTCATGAACTCAAAGAGAAATACCTGACACCTGCGATTGAAGGTGAAATGATAGGTTGTCTAGGGATATCAGAACCATTTGGAGGATCTGATGTTGCTGGTATGAAAACTACTGCTGTAAAGAAAGGTGATCATTATGTGATCAATGGTTCAAAGACTTTTATTACCAATGGAGTTTATGCAGATTTTTATGTGGTAGCTGCTAAAACAGATCCTGAAAAAGGAAACAAAGGAATGAGTATGTTCCTGTTAGATAAAGAGTTTGCAGGAATTTCAGCAAATAAACTAAATAAGCTGGGCTGGAGAGCATCAGATACTGCAGAGCTTGCCTTTGATAATGTAAAAGTACCTGTTGAGAACTTACTTGGTGAAGAGGGAATGGGCTTCAATTACATCATGCAACATTTCGCTCTGGAACGTTTGATCATGGGTGTAAATGCTCATGCACGCTCAGAATTTGCACTGGAATACACTATGGGTTATATGCAGGAGCGTGAAGCTTTTGGACGTTCCCTGGATAAATTTCAGGCATTGAGACATACTGTTGCTGAAATGGTAAGTGAAGTTGAGGTGATCAAAGAGTTTAACTATGCAACGACTCAAAGGTTGAATGATGGGGAATATGTGGTAAAAGAGGCTAGCATGTCTAAACTGCTTGCGACTAAAATTTCAGATGAAGTAATGTATAAATGTCTGCAAATGCTAGGAGGGTATGGATATATGGAAGATTATCCAATGGCAAGAATGTTCCGTGATAGTAGGTTAGGACCAATTGGCGGGGGAACTTCTGAAATTCTAAAAGAGATTATCGCAAAAATGGTGATCGATAAAAAAGAATACAAGCCTGCAGCTAAATAG
- a CDS encoding MBL fold metallo-hydrolase, with amino-acid sequence MKKLTTLIVFGLACSFSSFAFQNMDQVEIKTQQITEEVYLLQGAGGNIGILTGPDGVFMIDDQFAALSDKLIAAIAKISEQPVRFLVNTHHHGDHTGGNENFDDQGALILAHENVRERLKEKATDSTAGIPVITFNDQLNLHINANDVMVLHVHNAHTDGDALVYLPQSNVLHTGDTFFNGMFPYIDLSSGGSVDGDIEAAEKGLSIINEKTKIIPGHGDLANYQDYSNYVSMLKNIRENVQQKIDQGATEEEIALDESLTSEFYTDKEASEFFINGEKIRRTFYKSLKK; translated from the coding sequence ATGAAAAAACTTACAACATTAATAGTATTCGGTTTAGCATGCAGTTTTAGCAGTTTTGCTTTCCAGAATATGGATCAGGTAGAAATTAAAACGCAACAGATCACCGAAGAGGTGTACCTTTTACAGGGTGCTGGCGGGAATATTGGCATACTTACAGGACCGGATGGAGTGTTCATGATAGATGATCAATTCGCTGCTCTATCAGATAAATTGATCGCGGCTATTGCCAAAATTAGCGAACAGCCTGTTCGATTTCTGGTGAACACACATCATCATGGAGATCATACCGGCGGGAATGAAAATTTTGATGATCAGGGAGCGCTTATTCTGGCACATGAAAATGTTCGCGAGCGATTAAAAGAGAAAGCGACAGACAGTACTGCAGGCATTCCGGTTATTACCTTTAATGACCAGTTGAATCTCCATATAAATGCAAACGATGTGATGGTGCTGCATGTTCATAATGCTCATACAGATGGTGATGCGCTTGTTTACCTGCCCCAAAGCAATGTTTTACACACTGGTGATACTTTTTTCAACGGAATGTTTCCTTATATAGACTTGAGTAGCGGCGGTAGTGTAGACGGCGATATTGAAGCTGCGGAAAAAGGCTTGTCTATCATCAATGAAAAAACAAAAATAATTCCGGGACATGGTGATCTCGCAAACTATCAGGATTATTCAAATTATGTGTCTATGCTGAAAAATATCCGGGAAAATGTTCAGCAGAAAATCGATCAGGGAGCTACTGAAGAGGAAATTGCACTCGATGAATCGCTCACTTCTGAATTTTATACTGATAAAGAAGCCAGTGAATTTTTCATTAATGGAGAAAAGATTAGAAGAACCTTTTATAAGAGTTTAAAAAAATAG
- the rpsU gene encoding 30S ribosomal protein S21: protein MLIIPVKDGENIDRALKRFKRKFDKTGTMRQLRSRQHFTKPSVERRAQVQKAEYIQHLRDAEDI, encoded by the coding sequence ATGTTAATTATACCAGTTAAAGACGGAGAAAATATAGATAGAGCTCTTAAGCGTTTCAAGCGAAAGTTCGACAAGACAGGAACTATGCGCCAGCTAAGAAGCCGCCAGCATTTTACGAAGCCATCTGTAGAGCGTAGAGCTCAGGTTCAAAAAGCGGAGTACATCCAGCATTTGAGAGACGCAGAAGATATCTAG
- a CDS encoding tyrosine-type recombinase/integrase, protein MPFKSFLEYLQLEKNYAETTIRAYKADLTQFQKFIKKEFSEEKIEKVSYNQVRNWIVELSDSGISNQSINRKMSSLKAYYKFLLKTSAIESSPLAKHRSLKAAKKIQVPFSEKEVVAVLEDFDDDTFEGLRDKLMIELFYSTGIRRAELINIKEQDLDLGSNMLKVLGKRNKERYIPLLNQVVSTAEKYVSVKHSDPLLRDCPYLFITAKGHKSYESLVYRIINNYFSKVSGKVKKSPHILRHTFATHLLNQGANMNAVKELLGHSSLASTQVYTHNSIAELSKIHKNAHPRNNNK, encoded by the coding sequence ATGCCTTTTAAATCCTTCCTTGAGTATCTTCAGTTAGAGAAGAATTATGCCGAAACTACTATAAGAGCATATAAGGCAGATCTCACACAATTTCAGAAATTTATAAAAAAGGAATTTTCCGAAGAAAAGATTGAGAAAGTCTCATACAACCAGGTTCGAAACTGGATCGTGGAGCTTTCAGATTCTGGTATTTCGAACCAAAGCATCAATCGAAAAATGTCTTCTCTTAAAGCTTACTATAAATTTCTTCTGAAAACTTCAGCGATAGAAAGTTCTCCACTCGCAAAACATCGATCGCTAAAAGCTGCAAAGAAAATTCAGGTTCCGTTCTCTGAAAAAGAGGTGGTGGCCGTACTGGAAGATTTCGATGATGATACTTTTGAAGGACTCCGCGATAAATTGATGATAGAGCTGTTTTATTCTACAGGAATAAGAAGGGCAGAATTGATTAATATTAAAGAGCAGGATCTTGATTTAGGTAGTAATATGCTAAAAGTCCTTGGAAAAAGAAATAAGGAACGTTATATCCCGTTATTGAATCAGGTGGTTAGCACGGCAGAGAAGTATGTATCAGTTAAGCATTCTGATCCATTACTGCGAGATTGTCCTTACTTGTTTATTACCGCAAAGGGACACAAAAGCTACGAAAGCCTTGTTTATAGAATTATAAATAATTATTTTAGTAAGGTGTCTGGTAAGGTAAAAAAGAGTCCGCATATACTGCGTCACACTTTTGCCACACATTTATTGAACCAGGGAGCAAACATGAATGCTGTAAAAGAATTGCTGGGACATTCAAGTCTGGCATCTACGCAAGTTTACACGCATAATAGTATTGCTGAATTGAGTAAAATTCATAAGAATGCTCATCCCAGGAACAATAATAAGTAA
- the raiA gene encoding ribosome-associated translation inhibitor RaiA, with the protein MKMNLQSVNFNADPKLIDFTQKKLDKLENYFDKIIHADVFFKVENTSGKDNKITEILLSIPGGELMVKKTCNKFEACVDECVSSLQRQLIKKKEKMSTHV; encoded by the coding sequence ATGAAAATGAATCTGCAGTCTGTGAACTTTAATGCTGATCCAAAGCTAATTGACTTCACTCAGAAAAAACTAGATAAGCTTGAAAATTATTTTGATAAAATTATCCATGCGGATGTATTTTTTAAAGTTGAAAATACCAGTGGTAAGGATAATAAGATAACAGAGATCTTGTTGAGTATTCCTGGGGGTGAGCTAATGGTTAAAAAGACCTGTAATAAATTCGAAGCTTGTGTGGATGAATGTGTTAGTTCATTACAAAGGCAGCTCATCAAGAAAAAAGAAAAAATGAGTACTCATGTTTAG
- the tuf gene encoding elongation factor Tu: MAKETYDRSKPHLNIGTIGHVDHGKTTLTAAITKVMADAGYSEASAFDQIDNAPEEKERGITINSSHVEYSTANRHYAHVDCPGHADYVKNMVTGAAQMDGAILVVAATDGPMPQTREHILLGRQVGIPRIVVFLNKVDLVDDEELLELVEMEVRDLLSFYEYDGDNGPVISGSALGALEGDEKWSKTVLDLMEAVDSWIELPERDVDKPFLMPIEDVFSITGRGTVATGRIETGVANTGDPVEIIGMGAGKLTSTITGVEMFRKILDRGEAGDNVGILLRGIEKSQISRGMVITKPGSVTPHAKFKAEVYILKKEEGGRHTPFHNNYRPQFYVRTTDVTGTINLPDGVEMVMPGDNLTITVELIQPIAMNTGLRFAIREGGRTVGAGQVTEILD; this comes from the coding sequence ATGGCAAAGGAAACTTACGATCGTTCCAAACCGCACCTAAATATTGGTACAATTGGACACGTAGATCACGGAAAAACTACTTTAACTGCAGCTATTACTAAAGTAATGGCTGATGCTGGATATTCAGAAGCTAGTGCGTTTGATCAAATTGACAACGCTCCTGAAGAAAAGGAAAGAGGTATTACAATTAACTCTTCTCACGTTGAGTACTCAACAGCTAACCGTCACTACGCTCACGTTGACTGTCCTGGTCACGCCGATTACGTAAAGAACATGGTAACTGGTGCTGCTCAAATGGACGGTGCTATTCTTGTTGTGGCTGCGACTGATGGTCCTATGCCTCAAACTCGTGAGCACATCCTTCTTGGACGCCAGGTAGGTATTCCAAGAATCGTTGTATTCTTGAATAAAGTTGACCTTGTAGATGATGAGGAACTTCTTGAACTAGTTGAAATGGAAGTAAGAGATCTTCTTTCTTTCTACGAGTATGATGGTGATAATGGTCCTGTAATTTCAGGTTCTGCACTTGGAGCGCTAGAAGGAGATGAGAAATGGTCTAAGACTGTTCTTGATCTTATGGAAGCGGTTGATAGCTGGATTGAACTTCCAGAACGTGATGTTGATAAGCCTTTCTTGATGCCTATCGAAGATGTATTCTCTATTACAGGTCGTGGTACAGTTGCAACTGGACGTATCGAAACAGGTGTTGCAAACACTGGAGATCCTGTAGAGATCATTGGTATGGGAGCTGGAAAACTTACTTCTACTATTACTGGAGTTGAAATGTTCCGTAAGATTCTTGATAGAGGTGAAGCTGGTGATAACGTAGGTATCCTACTAAGAGGAATTGAGAAGTCTCAAATTTCTAGAGGTATGGTAATTACTAAGCCAGGATCTGTAACTCCACACGCTAAATTCAAAGCTGAGGTTTACATCCTTAAGAAAGAAGAAGGTGGACGTCACACTCCATTCCATAATAACTACCGTCCACAGTTCTACGTACGTACAACTGATGTAACAGGAACAATCAACCTTCCTGATGGTGTAGAAATGGTAATGCCAGGTGATAACCTTACTATTACTGTTGAACTTATTCAGCCAATCGCAATGAATACTGGTCTACGTTTCGCAATTCGTGAAGGTGGTAGAACTGTAGGTGCTGGACAGGTAACTGAAATTCTAGACTAA
- the secE gene encoding preprotein translocase subunit SecE, with protein sequence MAGFVNYISESYNELKNHVTWTSWSEAQRLTVIVAVFSIVFSLAIWGVDTLFSGAIEQYFEWVKS encoded by the coding sequence ATGGCAGGATTTGTTAATTACATTTCAGAATCATATAACGAGTTAAAAAACCACGTTACCTGGACAAGCTGGTCTGAAGCTCAGAGGCTAACAGTGATTGTTGCTGTATTCTCGATTGTTTTTTCATTGGCAATTTGGGGTGTTGATACGCTTTTTAGTGGAGCGATTGAGCAATACTTCGAATGGGTTAAATCTTAA
- the nusG gene encoding transcription termination/antitermination protein NusG, whose product MAEAKEKKWYVVRAVSGQENKVKDYIEKEIAHMGLEDFVDQVLVPTEKVIQIRNGKKVNKERVYFPGYVMIQANISGEIPHIIKGINGVIGFLGETKGGDPVPLRKSEVNRMLGKVDELSVKTDNVAIPFTIGETIKVIDGPFNGFNGTVEKINEEKRKLEVMVKIFGRKTPLELSYMQVEKV is encoded by the coding sequence ATGGCTGAAGCAAAGGAGAAAAAGTGGTATGTGGTTCGCGCTGTAAGTGGACAGGAAAATAAGGTTAAGGACTATATAGAGAAAGAAATTGCTCATATGGGTCTTGAAGATTTTGTGGACCAGGTTCTTGTGCCTACTGAAAAAGTAATACAAATTCGTAACGGGAAAAAAGTAAATAAAGAAAGAGTTTATTTTCCTGGTTATGTAATGATTCAAGCTAATATCAGCGGTGAGATTCCTCACATTATTAAAGGAATTAATGGCGTTATTGGATTTCTAGGTGAAACTAAAGGTGGAGACCCGGTGCCACTCAGGAAATCTGAAGTGAATAGAATGCTAGGAAAGGTAGATGAGCTATCTGTGAAGACAGACAATGTTGCAATTCCATTCACAATAGGAGAAACAATCAAAGTAATCGATGGTCCCTTTAATGGTTTCAATGGAACTGTTGAGAAGATCAACGAAGAAAAGCGTAAGCTTGAAGTAATGGTTAAGATTTTCGGAAGAAAAACTCCATTAGAGTTGAGTTATATGCAGGTAGAGAAAGTATAA
- the rplK gene encoding 50S ribosomal protein L11, with protein MAKEVSKVVKLQVRGGAANPSPPVGPALGAAGVNIMEFCKQFNGRTQDKQGKVLPVAITVYKDKSFDFVIKTPPAAVQLMEAAKTKKGSGEPNRKKVASVSWDQVKAIAEDKMQDLNAFTVESAMKMVAGTARSMGITVKGEAPF; from the coding sequence ATGGCAAAAGAAGTAAGTAAAGTTGTAAAACTACAAGTTCGCGGAGGTGCTGCTAACCCATCACCACCAGTTGGACCTGCTTTAGGTGCTGCCGGAGTGAACATCATGGAATTCTGTAAGCAATTCAATGGTAGAACTCAGGACAAGCAAGGAAAGGTACTTCCAGTAGCAATTACTGTTTATAAGGATAAGTCTTTTGATTTTGTGATCAAAACACCACCTGCAGCAGTGCAATTGATGGAAGCGGCAAAGACTAAAAAAGGTTCAGGTGAGCCGAACAGAAAAAAAGTAGCTAGTGTTTCTTGGGATCAGGTTAAAGCGATTGCAGAAGACAAAATGCAGGATCTTAACGCATTTACTGTAGAATCTGCAATGAAAATGGTTGCCGGAACAGCTCGTTCGATGGGAATAACTGTAAAAGGTGAAGCACCGTTTTAA